A region from the Pararge aegeria chromosome Z, ilParAegt1.1, whole genome shotgun sequence genome encodes:
- the LOC120636021 gene encoding disco-interacting protein 2 isoform X2 — protein MADLSVDISKLPDEIRDKLAELDLELSEGDITQKGYEKKRTRLLQPYTAQQQPQGYITAGNQLPRGPRGDSGSGRQLTRNRRTHRRVTHNEKRYHSEVRQEAVQQALAEMQNRPKPSLPMPSKRTSMMAKSPDRERHDLSSSSDEDSCAGDTELPPPPELGSPPARRPAAPHPRAHPHPLPQLHHQREKKHAPREKTEIDLSEITHLPTYIQPDVTHTTSGARRGGAHIADRVQCYAQPEDTGTGTGRWKVSAKIQQLLNTLKRPKRRPLPEFYEDDDIELEIAANPKDPNAPKPEGGTMTPAVGEQLVVPAGLPRNLEAALQRYGTASFKANVATVLDPNGKLSNSLTFGKLLSRSLKIAHAVLNRTFTSKSSSGGPLTGDNSIKPGDRVALVYPNNDPINFMCAFYGCLQAGIVPVPIEVPLTRRDAGLQQVGFLLGSCGIQYALTSDACLKGLPKTSSGDVVSFRGWPSLQWVSTEKLPRPPRDWIPPPRPLEDCPAHIEHTSAADGSAMGVIVTRASMLAQCRMLSVACNYTEGEHMVCVLDFKRETGLWHAVLASVLNGMHVIFIPYALMKVSPASWMHMITKYRASVAIVKSRDLHWGLLATRDHKEISLSSLRMLLVADGANPWSLSSCDQFLSIFQSKGVRGDAICPCACSSESLTVCVRRAGRGGSSAGRGVLSMSGLSYGVVRVDAENSLTSLTLQDCGQVMPSCVIVVVKMEGPAYLCKTDEVGEICVLSGATGSGYWGLPGLTNTVFRVQPLDSDGEPIGEEHYVRSGLLGFLGPGGLVFVCGSRDGLMTVTGRKHNMDDIIATVLAVEPMKFIYRGRIAVFSVRVLRDERICIVAEQRPDCGEEESFQWMSRVLQAVDSIHQVGIYCLALVQPNYLPKTPLGGIHLSECKRRFLEGTLHPANVLMCPHTCVTNLPKPREIHSDVGPASVIVGNLVQGNRLASAQGRDMGYTDDSDAARKYQFISQILRWRAQSTSDHVIFTLLNSKGAVSKVLTCAELHKKAERIGNLLLEKGRVNTGDHVALIFPPGLDLICAFYGCLYVGAVPVTIRPPHPQNLHTTLPTVRMIVDVSKATLVLSNQSVIKLLRSKEASNVLDSKAWPITLDTDDMPKKKLPILYRAPTAEMLAYLDFSVSTTGMLAGIKMSHAAVTSLCRSMKIACELYPSRHIALCLDPYCGLGFVLWCLSSIYSGHHSILIPPSEVEINPGLWLSAVSQYKVRDTFCSYGVMELCTKGLGSSVNQLKAKGINLACVRTCVVVAEERPRINLTNSFSKLFSALGLSPRAVSTSFGCRVNIAICLQGASSPEPSTVYVDLRALRNDRVSLVERGSPHSLCLMESGKLLPGVKVITANPETKGQCGDSHLGEIWVQSPHNASGYFTIYGDESDYADHFSAQLVTGNTGEVYARTGYLGFLRRTEISTTAVGSDDTSIMTRDSDTESLASACGSVSGLGSSDSHDTHDAVFVVGALDETIMLRGMRYHPIDIENSVMRCHKKIAECAVFTWTNLLVVVVELDGNDSEALNLVPLVTNTVLEEHHLIVGVVVVVDPGVVPINSRGEKQRMHLRDGFLSDQIDAIYIAYNM, from the exons AAGTGCGACAGGAAGCAGTGCAACAGGCGCTCGCAGAAATGCAGAACCGGCCAAAACCATCTCTTCCCATGCCATCTAAACGAACCTCAATGATGGCCAAAAGTCCTGACAGAGAGAGACACGATCTAT cATCAAGTTCAGACGAAGACTCGTGTGCCGGCGACACTGAGCTACCACCACCTCCCGAGCTGGGTTCACCACCAGCTCGCCGACCCGCCGCCCCGCACCCCCGCGCCCATCCACACCCTCTGCCGCAACTGCACCACCAGAGGGAGAAGAAACACGCGCCCAGGGAAAAGACAGAAATAGACCTTTCAGAAATTACACATCTTCCAACGT ATATTCAGCCAGATGTAACACACACGACGTCTGGGGCCCGACGTGGTGGCGCTCATATTGCAGACCGCGTGCAGTGTTACGCCCAACCGGAAGATACGGGGACTGGCACCGGCAGATGGAAG GTGTCAGCCAAAATACAACAACTCCTTAATACGCTAAAGCGACCCAAGCGCAGACCGTTACCAGAATTCTACGAAGACGATGACATAGAGTTAGAGATTGCAGCCAATCCAAAAGATCCTAATGCGCCGAAACCAGAAGGCGGCACCATGACACCTGCTGTTGGCGAACAGCTCGTGGTGCCAGCTGGTCTGCCGAGAAACCTCGAAGCAGCTCTACAAAGATACGGAACAGCGTCCTTTAAAGCAAACGTCGCCACTGTACTAGATCCTAACGGAAAACTTAGTAACTCACTCACatttg GGAAGCTACTGAGCAGATCTCTGAAAATAGCGCATGCAGTATTAAATAGAACGTTTACTTCGAAAAGCAGTAGCGGCGGTCCACTCACTGGAGACAATTCAATTAAGCCTGGCGACAGGGTGGCGTTAGTGTATCCTAACAATGATCCAATCAATTTCATGTGCGCCTTTTACGGCTGTCTGCAAGCGGGCATCGTTCCCGTGCCTATAGAAGTGCCATTGACTAGACGCGACGCGGGTCTCCAACAAGTCGGTTTTCTGCTCGGCTCGTGTGGTATCCAGTATGCTTTGACTTCTGATGCTTGCTTGAAAG GTTTACCGAAAACATCATCTGGTGATGTGGTGTCTTTTCGGGGCTGGCCATCATTGCAGTGGGTGTCAACGGAGAAGCTGCCGAGGCCGCCTCGCGATTGGATACCTCCGCCGCGACCCTTGGAGGACTGTCCAGCGCACATTGAACACACATCTGCTGCAGACGGATCTGCTATGGGCGTCATTGTTACTCG ggCATCAATGTTGGCACAATGTCGAATGCTCTCCGTGGCTTGCAACTACACCGAAGGGGAGCACATGGTTTGTGTTCTAGACTTCAAAAGGGAGACTGGACTGTGGCATGCTGTGCTGGCAAGCGTCCTAAATGGAATGCACGTTATATTCATACCATACGCCCTTATGAAAGTCAGCCCAGCTTCGTGGATGCacatgataacaaaatacag GGCGTCAGTAGCTATCGTGAAGTCACGTGATCTCCACTGGGGTCTACTGGCCACACGCGATCATAAGGAGATCTCATTGAGCTCTCTAAGGATGCTTTTGGTGGCCGATGGTGCTAATCCATGGTCCTTGTCTTCATGCGATCAATTCCTTTCCATATTTCAAAGCAAAG GTGTACGGGGAGATGCCATTTGCCCATGCGCTTGCAGTAGCGAATCGCTTACAGTGTGTGTCCGGCGCGCCGGACGTGGAGGATCATCAGCTGGACGCGGCGTTCTCTCAATGTCCGGCCTCTCGTACGGCGTTGTCAGGGTGGACGCAGAAAACTCTCTAACTTCACTCACACTTCAAGATTGTGGACAAGTCATGCCGTCGT GCGTAATTGTGGTGGTGAAAATGGAAGGGCCAGCATACCTGTGCAAGACCGATGAAGTGGGTGAAATTTGCGTTCTGTCCGGGGCAACCGGATCCGGCTATTGGGGGCTACCGGGCCTTACGAACACGGTGTTCCGGGTTCAACCGCTCGACTCTGATGGTGAACCCATCGGCGAAGAGCACTATGTCCGCAGTGGGTTACTTGGATTCCTGGGACCGGGTG GATTGGTATTCGTATGCGGTTCTCGCGATGGCCTTATGACTGTTACGGGGCGCAAACACAACATGGACGATATAATAGCTACAGTCCTCGCCGTAGAGCCCATGAAATTCATATACAGGGGACGGATCGCTGTGTTCTCTGTTCGGGTCTTACGCGATGAGCGTATTTGTATCGTGGCTGAGCAACGACCGGACTGTGGAGAAGAAGAG TCTTTCCAATGGATGTCCCGCGTGCTGCAAGCCGTGGATTCTATCCATCAAGTAGGCATATATTGCCTTGCTCTCGTGCAACCGAACTATCTCCCTAAAACGCCCCTCGGCGGTATACATCTTAGTGAATGCAAGAGACGCTTCCTTGAAGGGACTCTGCATCCCGCCAACGTGCTGATGTGCCCACACACGTGTGTTACCAACTTACCCAAACCTAGGGAAATACATTCag ATGTTGGGCCGGCCTCAGTAATAGTGGGTAATTTGGTCCAAGGCAATCGACTTGCTTCTGCCCAGGGTCGTGATATGGGATACACGGATGACTCTGACGCCGCTCGAAAG TATCAATTCATATCACAAATACTCAGGTGGCGCGCACAGAGTACGTCAGATCATGTAATATTTACATTGCTCAATTCAAAAGGTGCTGTATCCAAAGTTTTGACTTGTGCCGAATTACACAAGAAAGCCGAGAGAATCGGCAACCTGTTATTAGAAAAAGGTCGCGTCAATACAGGAGACCATGTGGCGCTAATATTCCCACCGGGACTTGATCTCATTTGCGCTTTCTACGGTTGTTTATACGTGGGCGCAGTTCCGGTGACTATAAGGCCGCCTCATCCTCAGAACCTCCACACGACATTACCGACGGTCCGAATGATCGTAGACGTGAGCAAAGCGACGCTAGTCCTCTCAAACCAATCTGTGATAAAACTGCTCAGATCTAAAGAAGCTAGTAATGTCCTCGATAGCAAAGCTTGGCCAATAACTCTCGATACGGACGACATGCCCAAGAAGAAATTACCTATTTTATACAGAGCTCCGACAGCAGAGATGCTCGCGTATTTGGATTTTAGCGTGTCTACTACGGGCATGCTAGCCGGAATCAAAATGTCGCACGCAGCAGTTACATCACTCTGCCGGTCAATGAAAATAGCCTGCGAATTGTACCCATCTCGGCACATAGCACTGTGTCTCGATCCGTACTGCGGACTGGGATTCGTACTATGGTGTCTCAGCAGTATCTATTCAGGGCATCACTCAATCCTGATTCCCCCTTCGGAGGTGGAAATAAATCCCGGCCTTTGGCTAAGCGCAGTCTCACAGTACAAAGTGCGCGACACGTTTTGCTCATACGGTGTTATGGAACTATGCACTAAAGGCTTGGGTAGTTCTGTGAATCAACTCAAAGCAAAGGGTATTAACTTGGCGTGCGTAAGGACGTGTGTTGTAGTTGCAGAAGAGCGACCGAGAATCAACTTGACCAACTCGTTTTCCAAACTTTTCTCGGCCCTCGGTCTGAGCCCGAGAGCAGTGTCGACGTCTTTCGGATGCCGAGTGAACATTGCTATATGTCTACAAGGCGCGAGTAGTCCAGAGCCATCTACTGTATACGTAGATCTAAGGGCTCTAAGGAACGACCGCGTGTCTTTAGTCGAACGTGGCAGTCCACACTCCCTTTGCTTAATGGAGTCCGGTAAATTGCTGCCGGGGGTTAAAGTGATTACTGCAAACCCGGAGACTAAAGGGCAATGTGGAGATTCTCATTTAGGAGAGATATGGGTGCAGTCCCCTCATAACGCAAGcggttattttacaatttacggCGATGAGAGCGATTATGCTGATCATTTCAGTGCCCAGCTTGTTACTGGAAACACTGGGGAAGTTTATGCGCGAACTGGATACTTGGGATTCTTGAGGCGAACAGAGATAAGTACGACCGCTGTTGGAAGCGACGACACTTCTATAATGACACGCGACAGCGACACAGAGTCTTTAGCCTCCGCCTGTGGAAGTGTCTCTGGCCTGGGCTCTTCGGACTCCCATGATACCCACGACGCCGTTTTTGTTGTGGGTGCGCTCGATGAAACGATCATGCTTCGAGGAATGCGGTACCATCCTATTGATATTGAAAACTCAGTGATGAGGTGCCATAAGAAGATTGCCGAATG CGCCGTCTTCACGTGGACCAACTTGCTAGTCGTTGTAGTGGAACTCGACGGCAACGACAGCGAAGCACTCAACCTGGTCCCGCTGGTGACTAATACTGTACTCGAGGAACATCACCTGATAGTTGGAGTAGTCGTTGTCGTGGATCCAGGTGTGGTGCCGATCAACTCCCGCGGTGAAAAACAGCGCATGCACCTGCGAGACGGGTTCCTATCCGATCAAATCGACGCAATATATATCGCGTATAATATGTAA
- the LOC120636021 gene encoding disco-interacting protein 2 isoform X1 — MADLSVDISKLPDEIRDKLAELDLELSEGDITQKGYEKKRTRLLQPYTAQQQPQGYITAGNQLPRGPRGDSGSGRQLTRNRRTHRRVTHNEKRYHSEVRQEAVQQALAEMQNRPKPSLPMPSKRTSMMAKSPDRERHDLSSSSDEDSCAGDTELPPPPELGSPPARRPAAPHPRAHPHPLPQLHHQREKKHAPREKTEIDLSEITHLPTYIQPDVTHTTSGARRGGAHIADRVQCYAQPEDTGTGTGRWKVSAKIQQLLNTLKRPKRRPLPEFYEDDDIELEIAANPKDPNAPKPEGGTMTPAVGEQLVVPAGLPRNLEAALQRYGTASFKANVATVLDPNGKLSNSLTFGKLLSRSLKIAHAVLNRTFTSKSSSGGPLTGDNSIKPGDRVALVYPNNDPINFMCAFYGCLQAGIVPVPIEVPLTRRDAGLQQVGFLLGSCGIQYALTSDACLKGLPKTSSGDVVSFRGWPSLQWVSTEKLPRPPRDWIPPPRPLEDCPAHIEHTSAADGSAMGVIVTRASMLAQCRMLSVACNYTEGEHMVCVLDFKRETGLWHAVLASVLNGMHVIFIPYALMKVSPASWMHMITKYRASVAIVKSRDLHWGLLATRDHKEISLSSLRMLLVADGANPWSLSSCDQFLSIFQSKGVRGDAICPCACSSESLTVCVRRAGRGGSSAGRGVLSMSGLSYGVVRVDAENSLTSLTLQDCGQVMPSCVIVVVKMEGPAYLCKTDEVGEICVLSGATGSGYWGLPGLTNTVFRVQPLDSDGEPIGEEHYVRSGLLGFLGPGGLVFVCGSRDGLMTVTGRKHNMDDIIATVLAVEPMKFIYRGRIAVFSVRVLRDERICIVAEQRPDCGEEESFQWMSRVLQAVDSIHQVGIYCLALVQPNYLPKTPLGGIHLSECKRRFLEGTLHPANVLMCPHTCVTNLPKPREIHSADVGPASVIVGNLVQGNRLASAQGRDMGYTDDSDAARKYQFISQILRWRAQSTSDHVIFTLLNSKGAVSKVLTCAELHKKAERIGNLLLEKGRVNTGDHVALIFPPGLDLICAFYGCLYVGAVPVTIRPPHPQNLHTTLPTVRMIVDVSKATLVLSNQSVIKLLRSKEASNVLDSKAWPITLDTDDMPKKKLPILYRAPTAEMLAYLDFSVSTTGMLAGIKMSHAAVTSLCRSMKIACELYPSRHIALCLDPYCGLGFVLWCLSSIYSGHHSILIPPSEVEINPGLWLSAVSQYKVRDTFCSYGVMELCTKGLGSSVNQLKAKGINLACVRTCVVVAEERPRINLTNSFSKLFSALGLSPRAVSTSFGCRVNIAICLQGASSPEPSTVYVDLRALRNDRVSLVERGSPHSLCLMESGKLLPGVKVITANPETKGQCGDSHLGEIWVQSPHNASGYFTIYGDESDYADHFSAQLVTGNTGEVYARTGYLGFLRRTEISTTAVGSDDTSIMTRDSDTESLASACGSVSGLGSSDSHDTHDAVFVVGALDETIMLRGMRYHPIDIENSVMRCHKKIAECAVFTWTNLLVVVVELDGNDSEALNLVPLVTNTVLEEHHLIVGVVVVVDPGVVPINSRGEKQRMHLRDGFLSDQIDAIYIAYNM; from the exons AAGTGCGACAGGAAGCAGTGCAACAGGCGCTCGCAGAAATGCAGAACCGGCCAAAACCATCTCTTCCCATGCCATCTAAACGAACCTCAATGATGGCCAAAAGTCCTGACAGAGAGAGACACGATCTAT cATCAAGTTCAGACGAAGACTCGTGTGCCGGCGACACTGAGCTACCACCACCTCCCGAGCTGGGTTCACCACCAGCTCGCCGACCCGCCGCCCCGCACCCCCGCGCCCATCCACACCCTCTGCCGCAACTGCACCACCAGAGGGAGAAGAAACACGCGCCCAGGGAAAAGACAGAAATAGACCTTTCAGAAATTACACATCTTCCAACGT ATATTCAGCCAGATGTAACACACACGACGTCTGGGGCCCGACGTGGTGGCGCTCATATTGCAGACCGCGTGCAGTGTTACGCCCAACCGGAAGATACGGGGACTGGCACCGGCAGATGGAAG GTGTCAGCCAAAATACAACAACTCCTTAATACGCTAAAGCGACCCAAGCGCAGACCGTTACCAGAATTCTACGAAGACGATGACATAGAGTTAGAGATTGCAGCCAATCCAAAAGATCCTAATGCGCCGAAACCAGAAGGCGGCACCATGACACCTGCTGTTGGCGAACAGCTCGTGGTGCCAGCTGGTCTGCCGAGAAACCTCGAAGCAGCTCTACAAAGATACGGAACAGCGTCCTTTAAAGCAAACGTCGCCACTGTACTAGATCCTAACGGAAAACTTAGTAACTCACTCACatttg GGAAGCTACTGAGCAGATCTCTGAAAATAGCGCATGCAGTATTAAATAGAACGTTTACTTCGAAAAGCAGTAGCGGCGGTCCACTCACTGGAGACAATTCAATTAAGCCTGGCGACAGGGTGGCGTTAGTGTATCCTAACAATGATCCAATCAATTTCATGTGCGCCTTTTACGGCTGTCTGCAAGCGGGCATCGTTCCCGTGCCTATAGAAGTGCCATTGACTAGACGCGACGCGGGTCTCCAACAAGTCGGTTTTCTGCTCGGCTCGTGTGGTATCCAGTATGCTTTGACTTCTGATGCTTGCTTGAAAG GTTTACCGAAAACATCATCTGGTGATGTGGTGTCTTTTCGGGGCTGGCCATCATTGCAGTGGGTGTCAACGGAGAAGCTGCCGAGGCCGCCTCGCGATTGGATACCTCCGCCGCGACCCTTGGAGGACTGTCCAGCGCACATTGAACACACATCTGCTGCAGACGGATCTGCTATGGGCGTCATTGTTACTCG ggCATCAATGTTGGCACAATGTCGAATGCTCTCCGTGGCTTGCAACTACACCGAAGGGGAGCACATGGTTTGTGTTCTAGACTTCAAAAGGGAGACTGGACTGTGGCATGCTGTGCTGGCAAGCGTCCTAAATGGAATGCACGTTATATTCATACCATACGCCCTTATGAAAGTCAGCCCAGCTTCGTGGATGCacatgataacaaaatacag GGCGTCAGTAGCTATCGTGAAGTCACGTGATCTCCACTGGGGTCTACTGGCCACACGCGATCATAAGGAGATCTCATTGAGCTCTCTAAGGATGCTTTTGGTGGCCGATGGTGCTAATCCATGGTCCTTGTCTTCATGCGATCAATTCCTTTCCATATTTCAAAGCAAAG GTGTACGGGGAGATGCCATTTGCCCATGCGCTTGCAGTAGCGAATCGCTTACAGTGTGTGTCCGGCGCGCCGGACGTGGAGGATCATCAGCTGGACGCGGCGTTCTCTCAATGTCCGGCCTCTCGTACGGCGTTGTCAGGGTGGACGCAGAAAACTCTCTAACTTCACTCACACTTCAAGATTGTGGACAAGTCATGCCGTCGT GCGTAATTGTGGTGGTGAAAATGGAAGGGCCAGCATACCTGTGCAAGACCGATGAAGTGGGTGAAATTTGCGTTCTGTCCGGGGCAACCGGATCCGGCTATTGGGGGCTACCGGGCCTTACGAACACGGTGTTCCGGGTTCAACCGCTCGACTCTGATGGTGAACCCATCGGCGAAGAGCACTATGTCCGCAGTGGGTTACTTGGATTCCTGGGACCGGGTG GATTGGTATTCGTATGCGGTTCTCGCGATGGCCTTATGACTGTTACGGGGCGCAAACACAACATGGACGATATAATAGCTACAGTCCTCGCCGTAGAGCCCATGAAATTCATATACAGGGGACGGATCGCTGTGTTCTCTGTTCGGGTCTTACGCGATGAGCGTATTTGTATCGTGGCTGAGCAACGACCGGACTGTGGAGAAGAAGAG TCTTTCCAATGGATGTCCCGCGTGCTGCAAGCCGTGGATTCTATCCATCAAGTAGGCATATATTGCCTTGCTCTCGTGCAACCGAACTATCTCCCTAAAACGCCCCTCGGCGGTATACATCTTAGTGAATGCAAGAGACGCTTCCTTGAAGGGACTCTGCATCCCGCCAACGTGCTGATGTGCCCACACACGTGTGTTACCAACTTACCCAAACCTAGGGAAATACATTCag CAGATGTTGGGCCGGCCTCAGTAATAGTGGGTAATTTGGTCCAAGGCAATCGACTTGCTTCTGCCCAGGGTCGTGATATGGGATACACGGATGACTCTGACGCCGCTCGAAAG TATCAATTCATATCACAAATACTCAGGTGGCGCGCACAGAGTACGTCAGATCATGTAATATTTACATTGCTCAATTCAAAAGGTGCTGTATCCAAAGTTTTGACTTGTGCCGAATTACACAAGAAAGCCGAGAGAATCGGCAACCTGTTATTAGAAAAAGGTCGCGTCAATACAGGAGACCATGTGGCGCTAATATTCCCACCGGGACTTGATCTCATTTGCGCTTTCTACGGTTGTTTATACGTGGGCGCAGTTCCGGTGACTATAAGGCCGCCTCATCCTCAGAACCTCCACACGACATTACCGACGGTCCGAATGATCGTAGACGTGAGCAAAGCGACGCTAGTCCTCTCAAACCAATCTGTGATAAAACTGCTCAGATCTAAAGAAGCTAGTAATGTCCTCGATAGCAAAGCTTGGCCAATAACTCTCGATACGGACGACATGCCCAAGAAGAAATTACCTATTTTATACAGAGCTCCGACAGCAGAGATGCTCGCGTATTTGGATTTTAGCGTGTCTACTACGGGCATGCTAGCCGGAATCAAAATGTCGCACGCAGCAGTTACATCACTCTGCCGGTCAATGAAAATAGCCTGCGAATTGTACCCATCTCGGCACATAGCACTGTGTCTCGATCCGTACTGCGGACTGGGATTCGTACTATGGTGTCTCAGCAGTATCTATTCAGGGCATCACTCAATCCTGATTCCCCCTTCGGAGGTGGAAATAAATCCCGGCCTTTGGCTAAGCGCAGTCTCACAGTACAAAGTGCGCGACACGTTTTGCTCATACGGTGTTATGGAACTATGCACTAAAGGCTTGGGTAGTTCTGTGAATCAACTCAAAGCAAAGGGTATTAACTTGGCGTGCGTAAGGACGTGTGTTGTAGTTGCAGAAGAGCGACCGAGAATCAACTTGACCAACTCGTTTTCCAAACTTTTCTCGGCCCTCGGTCTGAGCCCGAGAGCAGTGTCGACGTCTTTCGGATGCCGAGTGAACATTGCTATATGTCTACAAGGCGCGAGTAGTCCAGAGCCATCTACTGTATACGTAGATCTAAGGGCTCTAAGGAACGACCGCGTGTCTTTAGTCGAACGTGGCAGTCCACACTCCCTTTGCTTAATGGAGTCCGGTAAATTGCTGCCGGGGGTTAAAGTGATTACTGCAAACCCGGAGACTAAAGGGCAATGTGGAGATTCTCATTTAGGAGAGATATGGGTGCAGTCCCCTCATAACGCAAGcggttattttacaatttacggCGATGAGAGCGATTATGCTGATCATTTCAGTGCCCAGCTTGTTACTGGAAACACTGGGGAAGTTTATGCGCGAACTGGATACTTGGGATTCTTGAGGCGAACAGAGATAAGTACGACCGCTGTTGGAAGCGACGACACTTCTATAATGACACGCGACAGCGACACAGAGTCTTTAGCCTCCGCCTGTGGAAGTGTCTCTGGCCTGGGCTCTTCGGACTCCCATGATACCCACGACGCCGTTTTTGTTGTGGGTGCGCTCGATGAAACGATCATGCTTCGAGGAATGCGGTACCATCCTATTGATATTGAAAACTCAGTGATGAGGTGCCATAAGAAGATTGCCGAATG CGCCGTCTTCACGTGGACCAACTTGCTAGTCGTTGTAGTGGAACTCGACGGCAACGACAGCGAAGCACTCAACCTGGTCCCGCTGGTGACTAATACTGTACTCGAGGAACATCACCTGATAGTTGGAGTAGTCGTTGTCGTGGATCCAGGTGTGGTGCCGATCAACTCCCGCGGTGAAAAACAGCGCATGCACCTGCGAGACGGGTTCCTATCCGATCAAATCGACGCAATATATATCGCGTATAATATGTAA